From Aquificaceae bacterium, a single genomic window includes:
- a CDS encoding zinc ABC transporter substrate-binding protein — translation MKSLLALLLLSLSFAFAQLRVVATYPWIGELVKEIGKDRVRVHVIARPDEDFHFVVPRPSHIARMRDADLVVINGASLEIGFLPPLLQQSNNPKIQPGRAGFLDLSQFINIIEKPERVSREMGDVHPEGNPHYVFDPHNIPILARAIREKMCELNSRDCSFYNANLEDFLKRWDAKLKEWDEGFSKLRGLKVIQWHKTYNYLFNRYGIQKVGTIEPLPGIPPTARHLDNLVQSSKGQGVRYVILEGFRKNEMRTAQRVANSIGAKVVVLPNDVGSEGVKNLFDLYDVILRRLSQ, via the coding sequence ATGAAGAGCCTTTTAGCTCTGCTACTGCTTAGCCTTTCCTTTGCCTTCGCCCAGTTAAGGGTGGTTGCCACTTATCCATGGATAGGAGAGCTCGTAAAGGAGATAGGAAAGGACAGGGTAAGGGTGCATGTGATAGCACGCCCAGATGAGGATTTCCACTTTGTGGTTCCCAGACCCTCTCACATAGCAAGGATGAGGGATGCAGACCTTGTGGTTATAAACGGTGCAAGCCTTGAAATAGGATTTTTGCCACCCCTTCTCCAGCAGTCTAACAATCCAAAAATCCAACCCGGAAGAGCAGGCTTTTTGGACCTTTCTCAGTTCATAAACATTATTGAAAAGCCAGAGAGGGTCTCAAGGGAGATGGGGGATGTGCATCCAGAGGGAAATCCACATTATGTTTTTGACCCTCATAACATACCCATTCTTGCAAGGGCTATAAGGGAGAAAATGTGTGAGTTAAACTCAAGAGATTGTTCCTTTTACAACGCTAACCTTGAAGACTTTCTTAAGAGGTGGGACGCAAAGTTAAAAGAGTGGGACGAGGGCTTTTCAAAGCTCAGAGGTCTAAAGGTAATACAGTGGCACAAGACTTATAACTATCTTTTTAACCGCTATGGCATTCAAAAGGTGGGGACAATTGAACCTCTACCCGGCATACCACCCACTGCAAGGCACTTAGACAACCTTGTGCAAAGCTCAAAGGGTCAAGGAGTAAGGTATGTGATACTTGAAGGCTTTAGGAAAAACGAGATGAGAACCGCACAGAGGGTGGCAAACAGCATAGGTGCAAAGGTTGTAGTCCTTCCCAACGATGTGGGCTCTGAAGGTGTGAAAAACCTCTTTGACCTCTACGATGTAATCCTGAGGAGACTTTCTCAATGA
- a CDS encoding metal ABC transporter permease, whose protein sequence is MILDLFLSSFLLSVVLVGIHAYFGREIVKRGIIFTDIAVAQFSGVGIAFSLIVFHGEYTYAFSLIFGLFASFLIAISQKLKEYSEAFIGLLYALGFSLTVLLLSMSAHGMEELKKLTASDILFVSMEEVIKTAGIYTVLGILLYLRRYISGILRELSFFALFSITLASSVKLAGVLVVFSLLVSPALVSLLLGRGLVFAWIWGSLWSFLAIALSFWLDLPTGYSLVFLQALVGLMTFFYRLLVSSYFHAGS, encoded by the coding sequence ATGATTCTTGACCTTTTTCTTTCCAGTTTTCTGCTCTCTGTGGTGCTTGTGGGTATTCATGCCTACTTTGGAAGGGAAATAGTCAAAAGGGGGATAATCTTTACAGATATAGCGGTCGCTCAGTTCTCTGGAGTGGGTATTGCCTTCTCCCTTATTGTCTTTCATGGTGAATATACCTACGCCTTTTCTCTAATTTTTGGTCTTTTTGCCAGTTTTTTGATAGCTATTTCTCAAAAACTTAAGGAATACTCAGAGGCTTTTATTGGACTTTTGTATGCCTTGGGCTTTTCCTTGACGGTTTTGCTACTTTCCATGTCCGCTCATGGCATGGAAGAGCTAAAAAAACTAACCGCCAGCGATATTCTCTTTGTTAGTATGGAGGAGGTAATAAAAACCGCAGGCATATATACGGTTTTAGGAATCCTCCTGTATCTGAGAAGGTATATCAGTGGTATACTTCGTGAACTTTCCTTTTTTGCTCTCTTTTCCATAACCCTTGCCAGCTCTGTAAAACTCGCAGGGGTGCTTGTGGTGTTTTCTCTGCTTGTCTCTCCTGCCCTCGTTTCCCTACTGCTTGGTCGTGGTCTTGTCTTTGCGTGGATTTGGGGAAGTCTCTGGAGCTTTTTGGCTATAGCTCTTTCCTTCTGGCTTGACCTTCCCACAGGCTACAGCCTTGTGTTTTTGCAAGCTTTAGTGGGTCTTATGACCTTCTTTTACAGGCTACTTGTTAGTAGCTACTTCCATGCGGGTTCATAA
- a CDS encoding adenylosuccinate synthase → MRKDLVILGAQWGDEGKGKVVDLLSADFDMVVRYQGGSNAGHTVMVGGEKFVLHLLPTGILHEQAIGVVAQGMVVDLELLVKEIEELEKKGLKVWDRIYISDRAHIVLPYHKVLDSLFEKKGKIGTTLRGIGPSYMFKYGRKGIRVCDLEDPDRTYQLIKENIEFVSDLCEKVYCENHRLDAQEIFEKTMEYYKRVKERVIDTTRLILDFRGRVLFEGAQGTMLDIDMGTYPYVTSSNASALGLSNGTGLPPKYFSEANFWAVSKAYTTRVGEGPFPTELKDATGELLRERGGEYGATTGRPRRCGWLDLVALRHAVEVNGLDGIIITKLDVLDAFEEIKVCVAYEVDGKRIDHFPASLSLLQRVKPVYKTFKGWLKDTRGARSLSTMPSEALEYIDFIQEYLKVPVVMLSTGPEREEYFWLYEPAWK, encoded by the coding sequence ATGAGAAAAGACCTTGTTATACTTGGTGCTCAGTGGGGTGACGAAGGGAAAGGCAAGGTGGTAGACCTGCTCTCTGCGGACTTTGACATGGTGGTGAGGTATCAGGGTGGGAGCAACGCAGGTCATACAGTAATGGTAGGAGGAGAGAAGTTCGTCCTACACTTGCTACCCACTGGTATACTTCACGAGCAAGCCATAGGCGTGGTTGCTCAGGGTATGGTGGTAGACTTAGAGCTTTTGGTAAAGGAGATAGAAGAACTTGAAAAGAAGGGATTGAAAGTATGGGATAGGATATACATAAGCGATAGGGCACATATTGTGCTTCCTTACCATAAAGTCCTTGACTCTCTCTTTGAGAAAAAGGGCAAAATAGGGACTACTCTAAGGGGTATAGGACCTTCTTATATGTTTAAGTATGGCAGGAAGGGTATAAGGGTCTGCGACCTTGAAGACCCAGACAGGACCTACCAGCTTATAAAGGAAAACATTGAGTTTGTCTCCGACCTATGCGAAAAGGTATACTGTGAAAACCATAGGTTGGATGCACAAGAGATTTTTGAAAAAACTATGGAGTATTATAAAAGGGTCAAGGAAAGGGTGATAGACACCACGAGGCTAATTTTGGACTTTAGAGGAAGGGTGCTTTTTGAAGGTGCACAGGGCACAATGCTTGACATAGATATGGGAACTTATCCTTACGTGACCTCTTCCAACGCTTCTGCACTTGGACTTTCCAACGGCACGGGGCTTCCACCAAAGTATTTCTCAGAGGCAAACTTCTGGGCGGTATCAAAAGCCTACACCACAAGGGTAGGAGAAGGTCCTTTCCCTACAGAGCTAAAAGATGCCACGGGTGAGCTCCTCAGGGAAAGGGGTGGAGAATACGGAGCAACCACAGGAAGACCAAGACGCTGTGGATGGCTTGACCTTGTTGCTCTAAGGCATGCAGTGGAGGTAAATGGTCTTGATGGCATTATAATAACAAAGCTTGATGTTTTGGATGCCTTTGAGGAGATAAAGGTCTGTGTGGCTTACGAGGTGGACGGCAAGAGGATAGACCACTTTCCTGCGAGCTTAAGTCTTCTTCAAAGAGTAAAGCCTGTTTATAAGACCTTTAAAGGATGGCTCAAGGATACAAGAGGTGCAAGAAGTTTATCTACTATGCCCTCGGAGGCTTTGGAGTATATTGACTTCATCCAAGAATACCTTAAAGTGCCAGTGGTTATGCTCTCCACAGGACCAGAGAGGGAAGAGTATTTCTGGCTTTATGAACCCGCATGGAAGTAG
- the hflX gene encoding GTPase HflX, with amino-acid sequence MKSILVSLIENSKQESKESLQELKELLKALGGHCLGYITQRKSHPDPKYYVGAGKVEEIRQVAEGTGADVVIFDAFLSPSQVANLEKAIGKRIMDRADLVLEIFSRRVRSKTAKLQVELAKLTYELPRLYGKGKELSRLGGGVGTRGPGEQEAEIRRRWIKKRIQQIKKELEDIKRQRREQRKRRESSGDLKVVKVALVGYTNVGKSSLMKSLTGRETLIADMPFATLDTTTSARLLFPDIKVLITDTVGFIRKLPPELIESFKATLEEVQEADIILHVIDISDKNWLEKVKVVKQILKDLSAEEKPVIYVFNKADKVVEKEEDIKYLTEPAFMESRSVVVSAVKGWGIGELLKAIREKVEELQGAVG; translated from the coding sequence ATGAAAAGCATTCTTGTAAGCCTTATAGAAAACAGCAAGCAAGAGAGCAAAGAATCCCTCCAGGAGTTAAAGGAGCTCCTTAAAGCCTTAGGGGGTCATTGTCTTGGATACATAACTCAGAGGAAAAGCCATCCAGACCCGAAATACTACGTGGGTGCGGGCAAAGTGGAGGAGATAAGACAGGTGGCGGAGGGAACTGGCGCAGATGTGGTTATATTTGATGCCTTTCTTAGTCCCTCTCAGGTGGCAAACCTTGAGAAGGCTATAGGCAAAAGGATAATGGATAGGGCGGACTTGGTGTTAGAGATTTTTTCTCGTAGGGTGAGGTCAAAGACTGCTAAGCTACAGGTGGAGTTGGCTAAACTCACTTACGAGCTTCCAAGGCTCTATGGAAAAGGTAAGGAACTTTCAAGGCTTGGTGGTGGTGTTGGAACAAGGGGTCCTGGTGAGCAAGAGGCAGAAATAAGGAGAAGGTGGATAAAGAAGAGGATACAGCAAATAAAGAAGGAGCTTGAGGACATAAAAAGGCAAAGAAGAGAGCAGAGAAAAAGAAGGGAAAGCTCAGGAGACCTAAAGGTGGTAAAGGTAGCATTGGTGGGCTACACTAACGTGGGAAAGTCCAGCCTTATGAAAAGCCTAACAGGCAGAGAGACCCTGATTGCGGATATGCCTTTTGCTACCCTTGATACTACTACCTCTGCAAGGCTCTTGTTCCCTGACATAAAGGTCCTTATCACGGACACGGTGGGTTTTATAAGAAAGCTACCACCTGAGCTTATAGAGTCCTTTAAGGCTACCTTAGAAGAGGTTCAAGAGGCGGACATAATTTTGCATGTGATAGATATCTCAGACAAAAATTGGCTTGAAAAGGTCAAAGTGGTCAAGCAAATACTAAAGGACCTATCTGCGGAGGAAAAGCCTGTAATATACGTTTTCAACAAGGCGGACAAGGTGGTAGAAAAGGAAGAAGACATAAAGTATCTCACAGAGCCTGCCTTTATGGAAAGTAGGTCTGTGGTGGTTTCTGCGGTAAAGGGGTGGGGGATAGGAGAACTGCTCAAAGCTATCAGGGAAAAGGTAGAAGAGCTTCAAGGAGCGGTAGGATGA
- the hfq gene encoding RNA chaperone Hfq: MFMEKNTSVQDEYIEELKKKGVTVTVFLTRGNRITGKVLDHDKYTLLLEVEGEPNLIYKHAISTIVQGG; the protein is encoded by the coding sequence ATGTTTATGGAGAAGAATACAAGCGTGCAGGACGAATACATAGAGGAGCTTAAAAAGAAAGGAGTTACGGTAACAGTTTTCCTTACCAGAGGAAACAGGATAACGGGCAAGGTGCTTGACCATGATAAGTATACCCTCTTACTTGAGGTAGAGGGTGAGCCTAACCTTATATACAAGCATGCCATAAGCACCATAGTGCAAGGGGGTTAA
- a CDS encoding NAD+ synthase, with amino-acid sequence MILNLALAQINPLLGSVEANISKIKLLSEQAQERAHMVIFPELALCGYPPEDLLLRYDFIERCMLSLEELVEFSKNLSSVLVFGMPYYDGDLYNALVVVAEGKILGVYKKTFLPNYSVFDEKRYFRSGREPLVVEIGGVKVGFSVCEDIWHPDGWERFYALSGCEVLVNINASPYYKGKYEFKENFLRARAQDNIAYVVYVNMVGGQDELVFDGRSMVIDPEGKVIARARAFEEDLLFVSLEVERVKRKRLLDLRLREKGVDNPSVNAFIPAQEKALCEVRVEVSPRDEEEVYKALLLAIRDYVEKNSFERVVLGLSGGIDSSLVACLAVDALGKDRVVGVFMPSEFTSSESREDVYELSKNLDISLLEYPIKEVYRTYLTLLDSKELSIAEENLQARIRANILFYLSNKYGWLVLSTSNKSESAVGYSTIYGDMAGGFAPIKDLYKTWVYKLARYRNSIKPDIPERVLLKPPTAELRPNQTDQDTLPPYELLDQVLELHIEEGMGLEDIVALGFDRELVKKVLRMVRRAEYKRRQAPIGPKLTKRAFGKDWRMPISGSY; translated from the coding sequence ATGATTCTAAACTTAGCCTTAGCTCAGATAAACCCTCTTTTGGGCTCTGTAGAAGCTAACATAAGTAAGATAAAACTACTCTCAGAACAAGCTCAGGAAAGAGCTCATATGGTCATATTCCCAGAGCTTGCCCTATGTGGCTATCCTCCAGAGGACTTGCTTTTGAGGTATGACTTTATAGAAAGGTGTATGCTTTCTCTTGAGGAGCTTGTGGAGTTTTCCAAAAACTTATCTTCGGTGCTTGTTTTTGGCATGCCTTACTACGATGGAGACCTATATAACGCTCTTGTGGTGGTAGCAGAAGGTAAAATCCTCGGAGTCTATAAAAAGACCTTTTTGCCTAACTACTCGGTCTTTGACGAAAAGAGATATTTTAGGTCTGGTAGAGAACCTTTGGTGGTTGAGATAGGAGGAGTAAAGGTAGGCTTTTCTGTGTGTGAAGATATCTGGCATCCCGACGGGTGGGAAAGGTTCTATGCCCTTTCAGGTTGTGAGGTGCTGGTGAACATAAACGCATCCCCCTACTACAAAGGTAAGTATGAGTTTAAAGAAAACTTTCTAAGAGCAAGGGCTCAGGACAACATAGCCTATGTGGTCTATGTAAACATGGTGGGAGGACAGGATGAGCTGGTTTTTGATGGCAGGAGTATGGTGATAGACCCAGAGGGTAAGGTTATTGCAAGGGCAAGGGCTTTTGAGGAAGACCTGCTTTTTGTAAGTCTTGAGGTGGAAAGGGTCAAAAGGAAAAGGCTCTTGGACTTAAGACTAAGGGAAAAGGGAGTGGACAATCCAAGTGTGAATGCTTTTATACCTGCTCAGGAAAAAGCTCTGTGTGAAGTTAGAGTGGAAGTAAGTCCAAGGGATGAAGAGGAGGTCTACAAGGCTCTCCTCTTAGCCATAAGGGATTACGTGGAGAAAAACTCCTTTGAAAGGGTTGTGCTTGGCTTGTCTGGTGGTATAGATTCCTCTTTGGTTGCCTGTCTTGCGGTGGATGCCCTTGGTAAGGATAGGGTTGTGGGGGTTTTTATGCCATCGGAGTTTACATCCTCTGAAAGCAGGGAGGATGTTTACGAGCTTTCTAAAAACTTAGACATTAGTTTACTTGAATATCCTATAAAAGAAGTCTATAGGACATACTTGACACTCTTGGATTCTAAGGAGCTTTCCATAGCAGAAGAAAACTTGCAAGCACGCATAAGGGCTAACATACTTTTTTATCTTTCTAACAAATATGGCTGGCTTGTGCTTTCTACTTCCAACAAAAGCGAATCTGCGGTGGGCTATTCTACTATATATGGAGATATGGCTGGGGGCTTTGCTCCCATAAAAGACCTATACAAAACATGGGTCTACAAACTGGCAAGATACAGAAACTCCATAAAGCCAGACATACCAGAGAGGGTTTTGTTAAAACCACCCACTGCAGAGCTAAGACCCAATCAAACAGACCAAGATACATTGCCACCCTATGAGCTACTTGACCAAGTTTTGGAGCTACACATAGAGGAAGGTATGGGGCTGGAGGATATAGTAGCTTTGGGCTTTGATAGGGAGCTTGTCAAGAAGGTTCTTAGAATGGTAAGAAGGGCAGAATACAAAAGAAGACAAGCACCCATTGGTCCAAAGCTAACAAAAAGAGCCTTTGGAAAGGACTGGAGAATGCCTATAAGCGGTAGCTACTAA
- a CDS encoding aspartate aminotransferase family protein → MYVMETYKRLPVRFVKGEGVYLYDDQGRKYLDFLAGIAVNVLGYADPELTKAICDQAQSLLHISNLFENPWQEDLAKELVDSFWTSGKVFFCNSGAEANEGAIKLARRYFYEKGEKRYRIITFYSSFHGRTFGAMSATAQEKIQKGFEPLLEGFDYAELNNFDSVLKALKKETAGIMLEVIQGEGGIREAEGEFLQKIQELCRKEGLLLIVDEVQTGIGRTGKFYAYEHYNLQPDIITLAKGLGGGVPIGAVLAKDEVAKAFRAGSHGSTFGGNPLACRASMVVVRRVRELLPQVQRVGEYFKRKLQELGVGKVRGKGLMLGLELERNCSELVQKALEKGLVINCTAEKVLRFVPPLIVEEKHIDQAIEILRHIL, encoded by the coding sequence ATGTATGTTATGGAAACCTACAAAAGGCTTCCTGTAAGGTTTGTCAAAGGCGAAGGAGTATATTTGTATGACGACCAAGGTAGAAAATACCTTGACTTCCTTGCGGGCATTGCGGTAAACGTCCTTGGATACGCAGACCCAGAACTTACAAAAGCCATATGCGACCAAGCACAAAGCCTTTTGCACATCTCCAATCTCTTTGAAAATCCTTGGCAAGAAGATTTGGCAAAGGAGCTTGTGGATAGCTTTTGGACTTCTGGAAAGGTCTTTTTCTGCAACAGTGGTGCGGAGGCAAACGAAGGAGCTATAAAGCTCGCAAGAAGATACTTTTACGAGAAGGGTGAGAAAAGATACAGGATTATCACCTTTTATAGCTCCTTTCATGGGAGAACCTTTGGTGCCATGTCCGCAACCGCACAGGAAAAGATACAAAAGGGCTTTGAGCCACTCCTTGAAGGTTTTGACTATGCGGAGCTAAACAACTTTGACTCTGTTTTAAAGGCTCTAAAGAAAGAAACCGCCGGCATAATGCTTGAGGTTATACAGGGAGAGGGTGGCATAAGGGAGGCTGAGGGAGAGTTTTTGCAGAAAATTCAAGAGCTATGCAGGAAAGAGGGTCTTCTGCTTATAGTGGACGAAGTCCAAACGGGCATAGGAAGGACTGGTAAATTCTACGCCTACGAGCACTACAACCTACAACCAGACATAATAACCCTTGCAAAAGGCTTGGGTGGTGGAGTCCCCATAGGTGCGGTGCTTGCCAAAGATGAGGTCGCTAAGGCTTTTAGGGCAGGCTCACACGGTTCTACTTTTGGTGGAAACCCCCTTGCCTGCAGAGCTTCTATGGTGGTGGTTCGCAGGGTAAGGGAGCTCTTACCACAGGTTCAAAGGGTGGGAGAATACTTCAAGAGAAAACTCCAAGAGCTTGGAGTGGGAAAGGTTAGAGGCAAAGGTCTAATGCTTGGTTTGGAGCTTGAGAGAAACTGCTCCGAGCTTGTGCAAAAAGCACTTGAAAAGGGTCTTGTGATAAACTGCACCGCAGAGAAGGTCTTGAGGTTTGTCCCACCCCTTATAGTTGAGGAAAAACACATAGACCAAGCCATTGAGATACTAAGGCATATTCT